The genome window GAAAAGAAAGTCATCCTTGACTCAATCCAGCCACTCTGAGGTATAATGAAAATTCAGCGTCACTTCGCTCCGACAGGTGGCCGGTTTCAATCAGAATCAGTGGCCAGATTCATCGGAATATGCAGTTAAAGGGAAAATGCTTGAATTAAGAGGGATTACCAAAAAATACTCTTCGATTCCTGTTGTAAATCGAGTTAGTTTTTCTGTGAAGCCTTATGAAGTTTTAGGATATTTAGGACCAAACGGAGCCGGGAAAACAACCACAGTTAAAATGCTCGCTGGGTTGATTGAACCAACTGATGGAGAAATATATTTTCAGGGCAAAAATATCAAGGAAAATATGTATGAGTACAAAAAAAGAATAGGCTATGTTCCAGAACAGTCGGAGATTTACCCTCATCTTAGTGCTTATGAATACCTCCAGCTGGTTGGAAGGCTTCATCAAATTTCTGAGAAAATTTTAGAAGAAAAAATTAGAGGTTTTATGGAGCTTTTTCAACTCGAATATGATATGCATTTTCCAATCTCCTCATATTCAAAGGGGATGAGACAGAAAGTTTTAATATCCTCTGCCCTGCTTCATAATCCTGACATTTTACTCTTTGATGAACCCCTATCAGGTTTGGATGTGACAACAGTTCAGATTCTAAGAGAGCTTATCATCAGGCTGGCCTTTGAGGGTAAAATAATCATATATTGTTCTCATATTTTAGAGATTGTAGAGAAGGTGTGTTCAAAGGTCATTATTATTAATAAGGGATGCATTGTTGCAAATGATTCTGTTGAGAATTTAAGAACTCTGATGGAACTTCCTTCTTTGGTTGAGATTTTTAATCAACTGGTTCCTGAAGAAGATACAGAAAAGATTGCAAAGGGTATTGTGGAAGTTATGAAACATAAATCTTAAATTTTTTGATGAAATACTTAACAAAGATTTTAAACTTTTTAATAGGGGATTTAAAACAATTTCTTGTGCTTCTCAGGCATTTTTTCCAAAGATTTTTTCAAAATGATTTTGTCTCCTTTGAAGAGCAGATGAGAGAAAAATTGATAGTGATTTTAGTCATTCTTGCAGTTTTAGGAGGGTACCTTTCCCATAGCTATCTTGCTAAATATTTGTTTATCGAAGACATTGGAAGTTCCTGGATTGAAAAATGCTGGTTTCTTTCTTTTTTTATGGTTATCATGGGCTTTATCACTGTTCTTGAATGGGATGTTAT of Acidobacteriota bacterium contains these proteins:
- a CDS encoding ABC transporter ATP-binding protein, which codes for MLELRGITKKYSSIPVVNRVSFSVKPYEVLGYLGPNGAGKTTTVKMLAGLIEPTDGEIYFQGKNIKENMYEYKKRIGYVPEQSEIYPHLSAYEYLQLVGRLHQISEKILEEKIRGFMELFQLEYDMHFPISSYSKGMRQKVLISSALLHNPDILLFDEPLSGLDVTTVQILRELIIRLAFEGKIIIYCSHILEIVEKVCSKVIIINKGCIVANDSVENLRTLMELPSLVEIFNQLVPEEDTEKIAKGIVEVMKHKS